GCATCTTCTGACAGGATTCCCCCATGACCATTCCCGCCGCCGCACCGAAAACCATTCACCGCCGTGACTATACCCCGCCCGCGTGGCTGGTGGAGGCGGTGGAGCTGCGTTTTGACCTGCGTGAGGGGGAAACGCTGGTGGAGGCCGCGCTGCAGGTCCGGCGCAATCCGGCCCGGGCCACGGAGAATCTTCCCCTGGTGCTGGACGGGGAACAGCTGGAGCTTCTGGACATTGCCATCAACGGCACGGCGCTGAACAAAGGCGATTACGCTGTTGACGACAGAAGCCTCACGCTACAGAAACCGCCGGCTGATACGTTCACATTAAAAACCCGCGTACGCATCCATCCGGAAAAGAACACGGCGCTGGAAGGCCTCTACATGTCCCGCGGGCGCTTCGTCACTCAATGCGAAGCGGAAGGATTCCGGCGCATCACGTACTTCATCGACCGGCCCGATGTGATGGCGCGCTATACGACGACTATCGAGGCGGACAAGGCGAATTTCCCCCTGCTGCTGTCCAACGGCAATCCGGTGGCGCAGGGTGAGGCCGCCAACGGCCGCCACTGGGCGAAGTGGGAGGATCCGTTCCCGAAACCCTGCTATCTGTTCGCTCTGGTGGCCGGCGCGTTCGACGTGCTGGAAGACACGTTCACCATTGTCTCAAAACGCAAGGTAACCCTGCGCATCTACAGCGAACCAGGCAACAGGGACAAATGCCACCACGCCCTGGAATCGCTCAAAAAATCCATGGCCTGGGATGAGAAAACCTTCGGGCTGGAGTACGATCTGGACCTGTTCATGATCGTGGCGGTGGACGATTTCAACGCCGGTGCCATGGAGAACAAGGGCTTGAACATCTTCAACAGCAAGGCCATCCTGGCGCGCCCCGACACAGCCACGGATGCGGATTATATCTACATAGAGGCCGTGGTGGGCCACGAGTATTTCCACAACTGGACGGGCGATCGCATCACATGCCGCGACTGGTTCCAGCTGACCCTGAAAGAGGGCCTGACCGTGTACCGCGAGCAGGAATTCTCCTGCGACATGAACTCGCGCGCCGTCATGCGCATCTTCGACATCAAGCGCCTGCGCTCCATGCAGTTCCGGGAAGACGCGGGCCCCATGGCGCACCCCATCCGTCCCGACAGCTATATGGCCATCGAGAATTTCTACACCATGACGGTGTACGAAAAAGGTGCCGAGGTTATTCGCATGATCGAGACCCTGGTAGGCCGCGAGGGCTTCCGCAAGGGCATGGATCTGTACTTCAAACGCCACGACGGCCAGGCGGTGACGTGCGACGATTTTGTGGCGGCGATGACGGATGCGAATGACAGAGCTATCAACAAGGACCAGTTCCTGCTGTGGTACAGCCAGGCGGGAACGCCGGTGATCGAGGCCTCGGGCGTGTATGACGCACAGGCCCGCACATACGCCCTGACCCTGCGCCAGTCATGCCCACCCACGCCGGGACAGCCGGTGAAAGAACCTGTCATTATCCCGGTGGCCATCGGCCTGGTGGGCCCGGACGGGAAGGATATTCCCCTGCATGTGGGCGAGCATGACCTGAAGACAATCACCACCGTGTGCCCTCTTGTGACAGTTGAAGAAACGATCGTCTTTGAAAAGGTGGCAGCAAAACCGGTTCCCTCGCTGCTGCGGAATTTGTCCGCGCCCGTGATCCTGAAAATGGATCTGACGGACGACGAGCTGGCCTTCCTGATGGCCAGCGACAGCGATCTGTTCAACCGCTGGAACGCCGGACAGACACTGGCGATGAATGTGCTGAAGGGGCTCATTTCTGTCATCCCCGCGCAGACGGGGATCCAGACTGGTTCAGCAAAGAAACTGGATTCCCGCTTTCGCGGGAATGACAGTTTGAACGTACCGGAGATATTCCTCAATGCCTTCCGCAAGATCCTGTCCGACAAAACCCTGGATCCCGATTTCGCCTCTCACGCGCTGGCACTGCCGCCCGAAGGCGACATCGCGCAGGAGATGCCGGTGGTCCACGTGGACGCTATCCATGCAGCCCGTGAGTTTGTACACCGCGAACTGGCCACGCAGCTGCGGCCCCTGTTTCTGGAGCGGTACAGGGAACTGCACAGCTCGGAAACAGGCGAGATCGGCGGCGCGGCAGCCGGTCGGCGGGCGTTGAAAAACCTGTGTCTGGACACTCTGATGGCCGCACCGGATGCGGAGGTTTTATCTCTCGCGGTGGCCCAGTTTGACACGGCCCGCACCATGACCGATTCCATGGCGGCGCTGCGCGTGCTGGCTGACACAGAAGGGCCGGAATGCGACCGCGCGCTGGCGACGTTCGAGAAGCGGTGGCTGAATGAACCGCTGGTCATGGACAAGTGGCTCAGCGTCCAGGCGCTGTCACAGCGTGCTGACACGCTGGCGCGGGTGAAGGCGCTGAGGGACCACCCGGCCTTCACCATGAAAAACCCCAACAAGGTGCGGGCGCTGCTGGGCGCGTTTGCCGGCAATCCGGTGCGGTTCCATGATACGGGCGGCGAGGGTTATGACCTGCTGGCGGACACGATCCTGCAGCTGGACAAACTCAATCCGAAGATCGCCGCAAACCTGTGCAAAAGTGCCTTTTCCACCTGGGCCCGCCATGAACCCGTGCGCCGCGGCCTGATGAAATCGCGCCTGGAACGCCTGAAATCCACCGGCACCCTCTCCACCGAACTGTTCGAAGTGGTGGAGAAGAGCCTGGGGGCCTGATCAGAGCTGGCTTTTCACTCGCCGCACCCCCGCCACCGTCGCACCGCGGGCGACCACGTCCGCCAGGGGTTCCTCAGCCACCGCCATATGGAAGGCATTGGCGTGGATCAGGGTTGTCGCGCTTCCCATGATGCCTACGTGGCCTGGGAAGAACACAATATCGCCGGTCTGCAGGTTCCGGGGATCCGGCACGGGCTTTCCGACGGCTGCGGCCTGCTGGTCGCTGTCGCGGGGGCACAGGATGCCTGCCGCCGCCAGGGACATCTGGACGAGGCCCGAGCAGTCCAGCCCCAGACTGCTGCGCCCGCCCCACAGATAGGGTGTGCCGAGGAACGTGCGGGCTGTGGCCACAAAGTCCGGCAGGGTCCGGGTGAGGGGGGACAGGTGCGCGGTGTATATCCAGCCGCGCCCGGGAACTTCTGTCCATTTTCCGCTCTGTTGTCCGGTGCAGACCCGGGCCATGAGGCTGAGGGCGCCGGTCGGCTGCGTCTTCAGGTCCGGTTTGGGGAAAACCTGCGTGCGCAAGGCGCTGACCCAGTGGGTGGGCGCAGGTCCGGCGGAGGCAAGACTGGCCAGCGGAACATACCCCACATGTCCTTCGGTCTGGCTCTGGCCCCAGGCCAGTCCGTCTTTCCGCTGTTCGTAGACCATGAACAGCTCGCCATACAGAAGCTGGGAGGTGAGGGGTGCATCCCGGTCCGGAACCAGGGTCATGGGCGTCATGTCCGCGCTGACTACAAACAGGGCGCCATCGGCATATCGGTCGGCCCTGAGCGTGCCCTCCAGCCAGCGGGCGGCCAAGTCAGGCCGATACGGATACATGCGGGGGTCAAGGGTCATGGGCGGATCCCGGAGGAATTTTACTTTGAGCTTCCGGAAGGGTATACCAGCGCGTGCGCAGATAAAAGACCGGAGCAATCATGCCCGCCACGGAAACCATGATTCTGGTGAATGACCGGGACGAACAGACCGGCACCATGGAGAAGATGGAGACCCACCGCCAGGGCCTGCTGCACCGGGCGTTCAGCGTGTTCATCATGGATTCCCGCGGTCGCCTGCTGCTGCAGAGGCGGGCCGCCGGGAAATATCACTGCGCCGGCCTGTGGAGCAACACCTGCTGTGGCCATCCCCGGCCCGGCGAGGCGGTGGAGGCTGCGGCCCGCCGCCGCCTGCAGGAAGAAATGGGATTCTCCGTTCCCCTGCGCCCGGCGTTCGAGCTTTCCTACAGGCTTCCCCTGGAAAACGGCCTGACCGAGCACGAATACGACCATGTGTTCGTGGGCCTCCATGATGGCCCCGTCAATCCTGACCTGGCCGAAGTGGGTGACCATGCTTTCCGCACCGTGGCAGACATTCTGGACGATATGACCCACAGCCCCGGCCTGTATACGCCCTGGTTTGCCCTGATCCTGCCCCGGATGCAGGCCTGGGTCCGGGACAACGGCCCTGTCACTGCATCCTGAGGACAGGCCATGAGTCGTCTTGAGACTGCAACACAGCCGGTTTCTTCCCACACGGTTCTGGCGCCGGCCCGGGCCGTCAGCTTTGCCAAGCTGATCGTCAGCGGCGAGCACGCGGTGGTGCACGGCTGCCCGGCTCTGGTGGCCTCCCTGCCTTTTGAGACGCGGGCCGAGCTGACACCACTGCCCCACACCACAGATATTCATCTGGTTTTACCGGATCTGGATACGGAACTGCGCCTGTCGTGGTCCGAAGCTCTGGGCCGCGTCCAGGCCGCCCGGGACCGGCACAGGCTTTTTGCATCCGGCATGCTGCCCGTTACATCCGTTCTGTCCGAGCCAGCCGAACTGGCGCTGGCGGCGGCGGTCAGCCTGGCGCCCCGGGGCGGGTGGAGCCTGCACCTGACCAGCACCGTGCCTGTGCGAGCGGGCCTGGGATCCTCGGCGGCCACCATTGTGGCGGCCCTGAAAGCCATCGACAGCGCCTTCCGTCTGGACACCCCGAAAAGCGACCTGTGGCAGCAGGGACGGACCATCGAGGCCCTCCAGCACGGCCGATCCAGCGGCACTGACATCGCCGCGGCCCTGTACGGCGGGCTTCAGCGCTTCCAGGCCGGGCACGTTACAGTTCTGGACTCCCTGGCCCTGCCGGAGGGGTGGCAACTGTGGTACAGCGGCAAGTCCGTGACCAGCACGGGCGAGGCGGTGAGCAGCGTGGCCGCCCGGTTTCCTTCCGGCCATGCTCTCTGGGCCTCGTTCACACAGACAGAGCAGCAGGTGGAGCAGGCGCTGGAGCGCAAGGACTGGCCGGCGCTGGTAGCCGCCGTCCGGGAAAACCACCGCATGTTATGTGCCATCGGCGTGGTCCCGGACGCCGTAGCCCGGATCATTGCCCTGATCGAACAGGCCGGCGGCGCAGCCAAGATCTGCGGCGCGGGTGCTGTCCGCGGTGATGGCGCGGGTGCTGTATTCGTTCTCCCCGCCCATCCGGGCGCTGATCTTCCGGAAGTCGTCCGGAAGGCCTGGATGCGGATGATTTAGGGATAGGTGCTCTTCTGTTTTTCAGAAAAGAAACAGTTTCATATATCCGGCATATACTGGTCGGGGACATTAACAGGGAGCCTGTGATGTTATTGCCTGATGCTGTAAAAGAAGCCATCGAGGTGCTGCGCACAAGACCGCACAACACAGAAGCAGAAGAATGTCTGGCCGCCTTTGTTCTGAATCAGCTTGGGGAAAATGGCAAACGGGCTGCTTTCAGGGCGGCTGTAGCCATCAGGTACGAAGGTTCACAGGATCTGCAGCCAAAACGAAAGACTGTCCTCGCTTTATGCCATGATGGTGTTCTCCTTTGTCGGAGATTTTGATATTGCCCGCCGCGTGGTTTTTTCTGATCATGCATACTGGTTCAGGGATGTCGTGGCTGCGGCAGATAGTCGCATATCCGAAGACATTTTTTGCCGGAGTATGGAAAAGGCCGGGTATGAAATTCTGGATGCCCGGTCTGCTGTTTTTATTCTGGAGCTGGCTCGAGGCTTCCAGGATATCTCATGCGCTGTAGTGAAGGGCGGCGAATTCAAGGCGCGCGTCGCGGGGGCTATAGCAGAGATCCTGGCGGCTAAGCCTGCAGTGCCCGTTGCGTGACCAGATCATCAGCTTTCTGACCGTTTTCTGACAAACGCTTCCCACAAGTCCGGCCTGCGTTCGCGGGTGGTTTTTTCGGCCTGTTCCTGGCGCCAGCGGCGGACCTTTTCGTGGTGGCCGGAGACCAGAACATCCGGCACGGTGCGCACAACACCGGCGGCGTCTGTCCATTCTGCCGGGCGGGTATAGTGGGGGTATTCCAGAAGGCCGGTCTCGAAGCTTTCCTCGCCCGCAGTTTCCGTGTTGCCCATGACTCCCGCAAGCAGGCGCACGCAGGCATCCAGCAGGACCAGTGCCGCCGGTTCTCCCCCTGACAGGACAAAGTCCCCCAGGCTGATTTCGTGAATGTTGCAGGCTTCCAGAACCCGCTCGTCCACCCCTTCGTACCGGCCGCACAGGATGGTGACGCCGGGTCCGGCGGCAAAGTCCCGCACCATGGCCTGGTCCAGGACTTTCCCCCGGGGCGTGAGGTAGAGCAGGGGACGCGTGTCCCTCACCGACCGCACCGCCGCCTCGATCACGTCCGGGCGCATGACCATGCCGGCCCCGCCGCCGAAGGGAGTATCATCCACAGTACCGTGCCTGTTGGCGGCAAAGTCACGGATCTGGATCGCATCCAGCGCCCAAAGGCCTTTTTCCAGCGCTTTTCCGGCCAGGCTGTGACCCAGAAAGCCCGGAAACATCTCCGGAAACAGGGTGAGGATGGTGGCGCGCCAGGACATCAGGATCCGTCTCCCGCACGCTGTTCTGTGGGTCCCATGGCCCGCGACAGGTTCAGGGCCGTGGTCAGGATGCCGATGTGGCTGTAGGCCTGGGGAAAGTTGCCCAGCATCCGTCCAGATTCCGGGTCATACTCCTCGGACAGCAGACCCAGATCGTTGCACAGGCCCAGCAGCTTTTCAAACAGCCGCCGTGCGTCCTGGGTACGACCCTGCAGGATCAGCACATCACACAGCCAGAAACTGCAGATCAGGAAAGTACCCTCCTTCGGCCACAGGGCCTCGTCCACCTGGTCGGGCCGATAGCGCATGACCAGACCGTCCTCCATAAGGTTGTCCTCAATGGCCTTCACCGTACTGACCATGCGCGGGTCCGTGGCCGCAATAAAACCCACGGCGGGCATCAGCAGCACGCTGGCATCCAGCTGGTCCGATCCGTACGCCTGCACAAAGCTGTTCCTGTCCGGGTTCCAGGCCCGCATGCAGACCTCGTCATGGATTTCCTGCCGGATGGCCCGCCATGTGTCCACCGGGCCCTCGAACCCGAATTCCTCCACCAGGCGCACGCCGCGGTCAAAGGCGACCCAGGACATGACCTTCGAATGGGTGAAGTGGGACCGGCCCTGGCGTACTTCCCAGATTCCCTCGTCCGGTTCGCGCCAGATCTCGGCCAGATGGTCCAGAAGGTTGCACAGCAGGGACCAGTCCTTGCCGATGCGCTCGACCCCGTATCGGTGGGCCAGGAACAGCACGTCGGCCACCTCGCCGTACACGTCCAGCTGGCGCTGGGATGCGGCGCCGTTGCCGATGCGCACGGGTCGTGAATTCTCATAGCCGGGAAGCCATCTGATTTCCTGTTCGGGCAGGAAACGCTCACCGCCCAGGCCGTACATGATCTGCATCTGGCGCGGGGATCCGGCCACGGCGCGGATCAGCCAGTCGCGCCAGGCGTGGGCCTCCTCCAGATAGCCGCTGTCCATGAACGCCAGCAGCAGGAACGCGCTGTCCCGCAGCCAGCAATAGCGATAGTCCCAGTTGCGGGCGCCGCCGATCCATTCGGGCAGGGACGTGGTAGGCGCCGCCACGATGGATCCTGTGGGGCGATAGGTCAGGGCCTTCAGGATCAGCAGGGAACGCCTGATGGTTTCCGCCCAGGGGCCTGTGGCCTTGCACCGGCTGCTCCACTCCATCCAGAAGGCTTCTGTTTCCACAAGGGCCTGGAGCGGATCATCCGCTGCGGGAACGGGCAGGTGGGACGGGGAGTGGGTCAGGACAAAGGGGATCTCCTGGCCTGCGGAGACCACAAATTCGCTATAGCTGGAATAGTCTTCGCTGTTGATGGCCACCGGGGTGCTGAGGGTGATGCGATGCGGACCGGCTACAGCAGTCAGGTCACCGCTGGAGCGCCGGGAAACCCATGGCACCGTCAGGCCATAGTCAAAGCGCAGGACGATATCCATGCGCATGGGTACCTTGCCGCTGATGCCCCTGACGATGCGGACCAGATCGATATTCTGGCCGCGCTGGGGCATGAAGTCGATCAGGGCCACTTCACCCTCTGCAGTGCGGAACCGGGTCTCCAGGATCAGGGTGTCTTTCAGGTACTGGCGCGTGACGGCGGCTGTGGCATCTGCCGGCGCGATTTTCCAGTGGCCGTTGTCCGGACCGCCCAGAAGCGCCGCCATACAGGCCGGGGAATCAAACCGCGGCCAGCACAGCCAGTCGATGGACCCGTTGCGGCCCACCAGCGCCGCACTCTCACAGTCCCCGATCAGGGCATAATCCTCGATCCGCAGGGCCATCAGTTATGTAACCTCCAGGATGGAAAATCCCAGCGGATCCAGCCGGATCCGGTCTTTTTCCAGGATGCATCCCCGGGACAGGAGGGGGGTGAGGGATCCCGACACCGGCATGTCCAGCGTCCTGTCCCGGCTGAAGCTGAAAACACACAGGAGAGTTTCTCCGTCCAGAGTTCTGCGGAAAGCCACAATGTCGTTGTCTGTGGGGATCAGTTCACATGTTCCCTGTTTCAGGGCAGGGTGGGCCTGACGCAGTTTCAGAAGATTCCGGACGAAATTCAGACAGGACTCCGGGTCCTTTTCCTGGACAGCCGCATTCAGGGTCCGGTGTTCAGGCCGGACGGGCAGCCACGGCCTGTCGGAGGTCGAGAATCCTGCTGACGGACCTTCTGCCGTCCATGGCATGGGGGTGCGGCAACCGTCCCGGCCCTTGTATTCCGGCCACAGGGCCTTGCCGTAAGGGTCCTGGAGTTCCTCGAAGGACAGTTCGGCTTCGGGCAGGCCCAGTTCGTCCCCCTGGTACCAGCACAGCAGGCCGTTCAGGCAGAAAAACCAGGCCGTGAAGGTGCGCCAGAAGGCCTCTGGATCCTGCGGCCAGCACCCCTGCATGCGGGTGAACAGGCGGGGCACGTCGTGGTTTCCCACGGCCCAGCACAGGGCTCCGGGCGCGTAGTGGGCTTCCACCTGCTGGACCGAGCGTTTCAGCTTTTCGGCCCGGATATCAAAATCGAACAGCAGCTCACCCGTATAGACTGTCTGGAACCGGCTGTTTCCCTGTGTGTATTCGGCCCCCAGGGCGTAGGTGTCCTCGCCGCTGATGACCTCGCCCAGCAGCAGGATTTCGCGATCGTGCTTTCCGAAATGCTTCCGGATGCTCTCCACCAGGCCAAAAGTTTCGGGCAGGTTCTGGTTGTGAATGTTGTCCTGAAAAGCCCGCGGATTGGCCAGTGCGGTCTGGGCATCGCCCTTTGCCACCTTCGCCGGCGGATTGTCCCGCAGCTGGCGGTCGTACAGGAAGTGCGGCACAGCATCGACCCGAAAGCCCGAGACTCCCCGCTTTGCCCAGCACGGCCTCCAGCACAGCAGGGTTCCACAGGTTCAGCTGGGGCTGGGATGTCAGGAAGTTGTGGAAATAATACTGGCGGCGCTTGCTGGACCAGGTCCAGCCGCTGCCCCCGAAAATGGACATCCAGTTGTTTGGTACTGTGCCATCCGGTTTCGGGTCACCCCAGACATACCAGTCAGCCTTTGCCGCTGCGCGGCCCGAGGCGCTGTCCCGGAACCAGGGATGCTGGTCCGATGTGTGGGCCCAGACCATATCCAGCAGGATCTTCAGGCCCAGCCGGTCCGCTTCTTTTGCCAAGGCGTCAAAGTCCGCCAGAGTGCCAAACAGGGGATCCACATCCGTATAGTTCGCGATGTCGTACCCGAAATCCTTCATCGGGGACGTGAAAAAGGGCGAGATCCAGACGGCATCAAAGCCCAGATCCCGTATATGCTCCAGCCGCGCGGTGATGCCCTTCAGGTCTCCAACTCCGTCACCATTCGAGTCGGAAAAGCTGCGGGGATAGATCTGGTAGATGGACAGGCCCCGGTACCAGGGAGGGTTCATGGCAAAAATCCTGAAGAAGATGAAGGAAAAGCCTGAAAATAGCCTTTCCTGATGCGGCGCGCACCCCTCTTTCTTGAAGATAGTTTATTTTCATTGTAAATTCAGGAAATCAGGCTTTTTTCCCAACTTTCGCGGAGACATACCGTGACCGGACGCACCAGCCCCGCCAGCGCGGGGAGTCCAAGGATCTACTGTATGGCCCTGGAAAACATCCGGGGCAATCTGAAACCGGGCCAGACCGTCCTTGAGGCGGTTATGGAAAAACTGGAGGAAGTGGCGAGACAGGGGTACACTCATGTCCATTTCACGCCCTTTACCAGACCCACGGATAAAAAATCACCGGCAAAACACAAACCCGAAAAATGCCCCTATGCCATTGAGGCGGCCGACCTTAACCCGGTCTATACCGGGGGCCGGAACGTCAGTTACGAAGAGACAGAAATGCTGATCAGGAAAATGGTCGACAGGTGTCGCTCCCTGGGCATGGAGCCCGTTTACGACATCGCCATGAACCATATCGGATACGGGGCAAGGATATTTGATCCTGTACGACGAAAGGAACTGTTTGACGACCCCATCTTCGGAGAACTGGCCAGGGCGGCGGACAG
Above is a genomic segment from Pseudomonadota bacterium containing:
- the idi gene encoding isopentenyl-diphosphate Delta-isomerase, translated to MPATETMILVNDRDEQTGTMEKMETHRQGLLHRAFSVFIMDSRGRLLLQRRAAGKYHCAGLWSNTCCGHPRPGEAVEAAARRRLQEEMGFSVPLRPAFELSYRLPLENGLTEHEYDHVFVGLHDGPVNPDLAEVGDHAFRTVADILDDMTHSPGLYTPWFALILPRMQAWVRDNGPVTAS
- a CDS encoding glycoside hydrolase family 15 protein: MALRIEDYALIGDCESAALVGRNGSIDWLCWPRFDSPACMAALLGGPDNGHWKIAPADATAAVTRQYLKDTLILETRFRTAEGEVALIDFMPQRGQNIDLVRIVRGISGKVPMRMDIVLRFDYGLTVPWVSRRSSGDLTAVAGPHRITLSTPVAINSEDYSSYSEFVVSAGQEIPFVLTHSPSHLPVPAADDPLQALVETEAFWMEWSSRCKATGPWAETIRRSLLILKALTYRPTGSIVAAPTTSLPEWIGGARNWDYRYCWLRDSAFLLLAFMDSGYLEEAHAWRDWLIRAVAGSPRQMQIMYGLGGERFLPEQEIRWLPGYENSRPVRIGNGAASQRQLDVYGEVADVLFLAHRYGVERIGKDWSLLCNLLDHLAEIWREPDEGIWEVRQGRSHFTHSKVMSWVAFDRGVRLVEEFGFEGPVDTWRAIRQEIHDEVCMRAWNPDRNSFVQAYGSDQLDASVLLMPAVGFIAATDPRMVSTVKAIEDNLMEDGLVMRYRPDQVDEALWPKEGTFLICSFWLCDVLILQGRTQDARRLFEKLLGLCNDLGLLSEEYDPESGRMLGNFPQAYSHIGILTTALNLSRAMGPTEQRAGDGS
- the trmD gene encoding tRNA (guanosine(37)-N1)-methyltransferase TrmD; this translates as MSWRATILTLFPEMFPGFLGHSLAGKALEKGLWALDAIQIRDFAANRHGTVDDTPFGGGAGMVMRPDVIEAAVRSVRDTRPLLYLTPRGKVLDQAMVRDFAAGPGVTILCGRYEGVDERVLEACNIHEISLGDFVLSGGEPAALVLLDACVRLLAGVMGNTETAGEESFETGLLEYPHYTRPAEWTDAAGVVRTVPDVLVSGHHEKVRRWRQEQAEKTTRERRPDLWEAFVRKRSES
- a CDS encoding DUF3459 domain-containing protein is translated as MPWTAEGPSAGFSTSDRPWLPVRPEHRTLNAAVQEKDPESCLNFVRNLLKLRQAHPALKQGTCELIPTDNDIVAFRRTLDGETLLCVFSFSRDRTLDMPVSGSLTPLLSRGCILEKDRIRLDPLGFSILEVT
- the pepN gene encoding aminopeptidase N, whose product is MTIPAAAPKTIHRRDYTPPAWLVEAVELRFDLREGETLVEAALQVRRNPARATENLPLVLDGEQLELLDIAINGTALNKGDYAVDDRSLTLQKPPADTFTLKTRVRIHPEKNTALEGLYMSRGRFVTQCEAEGFRRITYFIDRPDVMARYTTTIEADKANFPLLLSNGNPVAQGEAANGRHWAKWEDPFPKPCYLFALVAGAFDVLEDTFTIVSKRKVTLRIYSEPGNRDKCHHALESLKKSMAWDEKTFGLEYDLDLFMIVAVDDFNAGAMENKGLNIFNSKAILARPDTATDADYIYIEAVVGHEYFHNWTGDRITCRDWFQLTLKEGLTVYREQEFSCDMNSRAVMRIFDIKRLRSMQFREDAGPMAHPIRPDSYMAIENFYTMTVYEKGAEVIRMIETLVGREGFRKGMDLYFKRHDGQAVTCDDFVAAMTDANDRAINKDQFLLWYSQAGTPVIEASGVYDAQARTYALTLRQSCPPTPGQPVKEPVIIPVAIGLVGPDGKDIPLHVGEHDLKTITTVCPLVTVEETIVFEKVAAKPVPSLLRNLSAPVILKMDLTDDELAFLMASDSDLFNRWNAGQTLAMNVLKGLISVIPAQTGIQTGSAKKLDSRFRGNDSLNVPEIFLNAFRKILSDKTLDPDFASHALALPPEGDIAQEMPVVHVDAIHAAREFVHRELATQLRPLFLERYRELHSSETGEIGGAAAGRRALKNLCLDTLMAAPDAEVLSLAVAQFDTARTMTDSMAALRVLADTEGPECDRALATFEKRWLNEPLVMDKWLSVQALSQRADTLARVKALRDHPAFTMKNPNKVRALLGAFAGNPVRFHDTGGEGYDLLADTILQLDKLNPKIAANLCKSAFSTWARHEPVRRGLMKSRLERLKSTGTLSTELFEVVEKSLGA
- a CDS encoding C40 family peptidase, which gives rise to MTLDPRMYPYRPDLAARWLEGTLRADRYADGALFVVSADMTPMTLVPDRDAPLTSQLLYGELFMVYEQRKDGLAWGQSQTEGHVGYVPLASLASAGPAPTHWVSALRTQVFPKPDLKTQPTGALSLMARVCTGQQSGKWTEVPGRGWIYTAHLSPLTRTLPDFVATARTFLGTPYLWGGRSSLGLDCSGLVQMSLAAAGILCPRDSDQQAAAVGKPVPDPRNLQTGDIVFFPGHVGIMGSATTLIHANAFHMAVAEEPLADVVARGATVAGVRRVKSQL